The following coding sequences lie in one Anomalospiza imberbis isolate Cuckoo-Finch-1a 21T00152 chromosome 17, ASM3175350v1, whole genome shotgun sequence genomic window:
- the LOC137484207 gene encoding tyrosine-protein kinase Srms-like encodes MEQFVRKRLTFLTSFWNKLRPRSVTESCSLGYLGSDSVSLNSEATSISFIPKSSLCIALYAFTARSAEELSISAGDKLRVLREEGEYVLARRLLGEPAMGYVPAAYVANLSQGTSAHRPWYFSKISRNEAEQLLLSPPNQHGSFLVRDSESSKGEYSLSVRNHAKVSHFRICKSPRGSLYIQKGHPFPNMDELLAFYTEHWKVIQSPLLQPCSPATPPERDGWERPRWEFTLRRKLGEGYFGEVWEGLWRNTVPVAIKIIKADMKAEDFTKEIQNLKRLRHEKLIQLHAVCSLEEPVYIITELMRKGNLHSYLNSPEGKSLGTSHLLNIACQVADGMRYLEEKHIVHRDLAARNILVGEELTCKIADFGLARLLKDDIYSTSSSTKIPVKWTAPEAANYRTYSLKSDVWSYGILLYEVFTYGQIPYEGMTNQETVRQITRGYRLPRPSPCPPEIYSIMLECWSGNTEERPTFLALREKLGFIYRRLLSSLS; translated from the exons ATGGAGCAGTTCGTCAGGAAGCGCTTGACCTTCCTGACATCCTTCTGGAACAAGCTCCGTCCCCGCTCCGTGACGGAGAGCTGCTCGCTGGGGTATCTTGGCTCCGATTCCGTTTCGCTGAACTCGGAGGCGACTTCCATTTCCTTCATCCCCAAGTCCTCTCTCTGTATCGCTTTGTACGCTTTCACAGCCCGCAGCGCCGAGGAGCTGAGCATAAGCGCAGGGGACAAGCTGCGTGTCCTCAGAGAAGAGGGCGAGTATGTCTTAGCCCGGCGGCTGCTGGGGGAGCCGGCCATGGGCTACGTCCCTGCTGCCTACGTGGCCAACCTCAGCCAGGGCACCTCCGCTCACCGCCC ctggTACTTCAGCAAGATCAGCCGAAACGAAGcggagcagctcctcctctcGCCTCCCAACCAGCACGGCTCCTTCCTCGTCCGGGACAGTGAGAGCAGCAAGGGCGAATACTCTCTTTCAG TGCGCAACCACGCCAAGGTCAGCCACTTCCGAATCTGCAAGAGTCCCAGGGGCAGCCTCTACATCCAGAAGGGACACCCCTTTCCCAACATGGATGAGCTCCTCGCCTTCTACACGGAGCACTGGAAGGTCATCCAGAgccccctgctgcagccctgcagccctgcg ACTCCCCCTGAGAGGGACGGCTGGGAGCGCCCGCGCTGGGAGTTCACCCTGCGGAGGAAGCTGGGAGAGGGCTACTTTGGAGAagtgtgggaagggctgtggAGGAACACGGTGCCAGTGGCCATCAAGATCATTAAAG CTGACATGAAAGCAGAAGACTTCACCAAGGAGATTCAGAACCTGAAGCGCCTGAGGCATGAGAAGCTGATCCAGCTGCACGCCGTGTGCTCCCTGGAGGAGCCCGTATACATCATCACCGAGCTCATGCGCAAAGGCAACCTCCACAGCTACCTCAACA GTCCTGAAGGGAAGTCCCTGGGCACCTCCCACCTGCTCAACATTGCCTGCCAAGTGGCGGATGGGATGAGGTACCTGGAGGAGAAGCACATTGTCCACCGGGATCTGGCAGCCAGAAACATCCTGGTTGGAGAGGAACTCACCTGCAAAATTGCTGATTTCGGACTTGCCCGGCTCCTCAAG GATGACATTTattccaccagcagcagcactaaAATCCCGGTGAAGTGGACGGCCCCAGAAGCAGCCAACTACCGCACCTACTCCCTCAAGTCCGACGTCTGGTCCTATGGGATTCTGCTCTACGAAGTCTTCACGTATGGACAGATCCCGTATGAAG GAATGACAAACCAAGAAACCGTACGGCAAATCACCAGGGGCTACCGCCtcccccggcccagcccctgccctcctgAGATCTACAGCATCATGCTGGAGTGCTGGAGTGGCAACACGGAGGAGCGTCCCACCTTCCTGGCCCTGCGGGAGAAGCTGGGTTTCATCTACAGGCGGCTGCTCAGCTCCCTCTCCTGA
- the PPDPF gene encoding pancreatic progenitor cell differentiation and proliferation factor codes for MASIPSSGSLVATHNYRRRRLSSTSSTSSCSSEYSGEVIPHGPDLPKSDPGQWWASFFFGKTAHPAMTTVSESQESPGALRVATGPIACGLVAAPGAGRRRHASESSAGAM; via the exons ATGGCATCCATCCCATCCAGCGGCTCGCTCGTGGCCACGCACAACTATCGCAGAA GGCGCCTGAGCTCCACatccagcaccagctcctgcagctcagagTACTCTGGGGAGGTCATCCCCCATGGCCCAG ATCTGCCCAAGTCTGACCCCGGCCAGTGGTGGGCCAGCTTCTTCTTTGGGAAGACAGCTCACCCAGCCATGACAACGGTGTCAGAGTCCCAGGAGAG CCCGGGAGCTCTGCGGGTAGCCACAGGACCGATCGCCTGTGGGCTGGTGGCGGCCCCGGGCGCAGGACGGAGGCGCCACGCCAGCGAGTCCAGCGCGGGTGCGATGTGA